Part of the Halodesulfurarchaeum formicicum genome is shown below.
CGGCCGTTGTGGTCTTGGCCGTGGCAATCGCCCTTCCCTTCCTCCCGCGACGTCTGGGACATGCCCTGGGCGTGCTCGCAACTGGTGGGGCCTCGATCTGGGCGTTTCTCGCTCCCGCCGGAGTACATCTCCCGGTTCGGTTCCTGGGCTTCGAGGCGGTGCTGCTCCAGGTCGATACCCTCTCCCGGCTCATGGGGATCATCTTCGGCCTCATCGCGGCCGCCGCAGTCCTCTACTCGTATTCCTCAGGGGCATCGAACCGACAGACGGCTTTCGCCCTGGGATATGTCGGCACCAGTCTGGGGGCCGTCTTCGCCGGCGACTGGCTCACGATGGTGTTCTTCTGGGAGCTCATGGCCGTCACCAGCACGCTGCTGGTCTGGGATTATGGCGGTGAGGCCATTCGAGCCGGCTTCCGCTATGCCTTCTATCACGGGCTCGGCGGGAGTCTGCTCATGGCAGCAGTCGTCTGGCATTACACCGTCGTCGACTCGTTCCTCTTCAGTGCGAGTTCGGGGCTCGTGGCCGGGATTCCGACGGCGCTCGCCGCGGTCGGGATCGGCGTCAACGTCGGGTTCGTCGGGCTCCACGCCTGGCTGCCGGACACCTATCCGCGGCCCCAGATCGCGGCCAGTGTCTTCCTCTCGGTCTACACCACGAAGACCGGTGTGTATGGCCTGGCCCGGGCCTTCCCGGACGGCCACATCGCGATCGCGTACATGGGCGCGGCGATGGCGATGATCGGTGTCATCTACGCGCTGTTCCAACATGACATGCGACGCCTCCTCTCCTATCACATCCAGTCTCAGGTAGGATACATGGTCGCCGGCGTCGGGATCGGGACGGCGATGGCGACGGCCGGGGCCTTCGCTCACGTGTTCAACCACATCCTCTACAAGGCGTTGCTCTTCATGACTGCCGGCGTGGTCATCGCCCGGACCGGAACCGAGCGTCTGGACGATCTGGGCGGGCTTGCCAAGCACCTGCCCTTTACGGCACTCGCGTTCACGATTGCCGCGCTCTCGATTTCCGGGTTCCCCGGGTTCAACGGCTTCGTGAGCAAGGGCCTGCTCACCGTCGCGGCCCACGAGGAACACCTCACGGTGATCTACTACCTGCTTATGGCGGCCGGTGTGGGCACGTTCATGTCCTTCATCAAGTTCGGCTACTATGCCTTCTTCCGTGATCTGGATCGGGAGTGGGACGTCGACTGGTCGAACTGGGGCCAGCGGGTCGCCATGCTTGGCGTCTCCGCACTGCTGGTGCTGTTCGGCCTCTTCCCACAGACTCTCTTCGCAGTGCTGCCCGGGAGTACCGCCCACGCCCACACCTTCGCCCCGAGTCATATTCTCGAAGGGCTGATTCTGGCAGCACTGGGGCTGGTCGGCTTCGCAGTCGTCAAAAAGCCGCTGTCCAGGATCGCCCACGTGCCGGACGTGGATGCGATCATCAACCCCGTCATGTTCTACGGGACGAGGGGACTGGTCCGGGGGCTCACCGAACTGTATGCAGCCGTGGATCGTGTCGTTGCCGGTGGGGCCTATGCCATCGCCCGACGGCTCTCCCATCCGTATCCGGTACTTAACTGGCTGCGTGTCAGGGCGACCAGCGTGGAGCGTGAGTTCCGACCCGGAAGCCTGCGGGCGACGATCGCCGCGAGCATCGCGCTGATGGTCGTGGTACTGAGCGGCGTCCTGCTCGGACTCCTATTCTAGGACGGTTGCCAGTTCGGTGGCCACTTTCTCGCCGAGAGCGGTTTTGGAGCCCTCGAACTGTGCCGTTCGCTCCTCGAAGACGAATTCGACTGCGGTCTCCGGCCCGCCCATCGCGTCGACGTGATTCGCGACGACGAAGGCCATGTCCACCCGGTCAAGGAGTTCGTGGGCTCCATCGAGCAGTGTGTCTCGATCGCTCTCGACTTTGAACCCGACGATGGGGAGATCTGGGTACGAATCCCGGATGGTGTCCACCAGTTTCGGTGTGGGCTCCAGTTCGAGCGTGCGCGACTCGCCGGAAGATAGTTTCTCGGCGGCGGGGTCGACGGTGTAGTCCGAGATCGCGGCCGCAGAGACAAAGGCGTCCGCGTCCTCGGCGGCTTCGAGGGCCGCCTCGGTCATCTCGGCGGCCGTCTCGACGGACTGCACTTCGGCATAAGGAACTGACCCTCCGTTGTGCAAGAGTGTGACCGATCCGCCCCGGACGTAGATGGCACGGGCGACCGCCCGGCCGGTTCGGCCGCTCGCGCGATTCGTGAGGACCCGGACCGGATCGATCGGTTCCGCGGTGGCCCCACTCGTGACCACCACGTGTGAGCCGGTGAGCGGCGAATCAGTCGCTGCCCGAGCCGTTTCGAGCGCGATCGTATCGGCCGTCGCGATCTTGGCCTTGCCCTCCTCGATCCGGGGTGGAACGACCGAGACGCCCCACTCTGCGATCGTCTCGATGTTGCGTGCGACCCCTGGGTGATCGAACATCCCCTCGTGCATCGCCGGTGCGAGCACGACCGGAATTCCGGCCCCGAGAGCGGTGGTAACCCCAGTCGTCACGGGGGTGTCGTCGATGCCACCCGCGATCTTGCCGATCGTGTTGGCCGTCGCGGGGGCCACCAGGCAAACATCCGCCCAGCCGTCTTTCCCACAGAGCTCGACGTGCTCGACGGCCCCTGTCAGGTCCGTTACGACCGGTTCGTCCGTCGCGTAGGTGACCGCATCGGGGTGGACGATCCCCTGGGCGGATTCAGTCATGAGCGCCCGGACCGTCGCCCCGCGACGCCGGAGTTCGTGGGCCAGTTCGACGACCGTCACGGCGGCGACACTTCCGGTCACTCCCAGTGCCACGTTCGTCCCGTCGAGCATCGTCCGTGATTCGACGGGGACGGGGATAAACCTGGGCGATGTGGGCGGCACGCTCTTCTGCCGGGCCCGACTACGATCGATCGTGAACGAGATCGCTGTCTCTCGGGACCTGAACCAGCCGCCTCCGGTGGTGTTCGACACCGTCCGGGACTTCCAGGCCTACCCACGCTATTCGAAGTACCTGCAGTCGGTTTCGGCGACCGCGGATACGCGGGCGACCGAGTACGAGTTCCAGTTCGGCTGGTGGAAACTCGCCTACGAGACCCAGGCCCAGGTGACCGCGTGTGAGCCACCACATACGATCGACTGGACGATCACACAGGATCTCGAGGCCGAGGGTCGCTGGGTCGTCGAAGAGCGGTCCGACGGGTCACAGCTCCACTTTCAGGTCGCCTACGACCCGGACTCGCTCGGTTCGGATGCAGTCTCGTTGCCGTTTGGCGTCTCCCTGGACTGGGTTCGGGATCGAGCGACGGATCTGATCGAGTCGGAAGCAAAGCGCGTGCTGGATCGAATCGCGAGAGCGGTGGACGATCGACCGAAATCCGAAGCTATCGAGTAGGATTCAACGATCGCGTTCGATCACGTAGCGGGTGAAATCCTCGAGTTCGGCCTGCACCTCGGGATCGATGTCCACTTCACCTAGCTGTGAGCGGGCGTCGGCAGCGAGCCGTTCGGCGGTTTCCAGGGCGAACTCCACGCTGTCGGTCTCCTGGAGAATCGAGAGGACGAATTCGATCTCCTCGTCGGTGACCTCCTCGGCCGTGAGAATCGACTCCAGGCGGTCCCGATCGGCCGGGTCAGCTTTTTTGAGGGCGTGAATCACGAGCAGCGTGCGTTTGCCCTCCCGGATGTCGTTTCCGAAAGCCTTGCCGAACTCCCCGGCCTGATCGAGTGAGTGTTTCACGTCGAGGACGTCGTCGCCGATCTGGAAGGCGATCGAGAGGGACTCGGCGTAGGCGGCGAAGGCATCCTCGACAGCATCGGAGCTGTCCGTCACGAGTGCGGCCAGGCGGCCCGCTATCCGCCCCAGACAGCCGGTCTTGCAGGCGCTCATCTCCAGGTATTGGGCCTCGGTGATGTCGATCTCGCTCTCGTTGTGCCAGACGATATCCGTGCCCTGGCCCAGATGGGTCCGGTTCAGTTCGAAGGTCAACATCTCGTAGATCCCGAGTTGCTGGGACGGATCGAGGTCTCCGGGATTCGCCGAGATTACCTTCAGAGGCACGAAGTAGAGCGCGTTCCCGGCGTTCAACGCGATGTCGGTTCCATAGCGGAGGTGAATCGCCTCTTCGCCCCGACGTAACGTCGCGTCGTCTTCCACGTCGTCGACGATAATCGTCCCGGTGTGGAGAATTTCGGGGATCGTGGCGTAGGGGAGATACTGCTCGGGATCCTCCCCCAAAGCGTCCACGAGTTCGAGAAAGAGGACCGGTCGCCAGCGCTTGCCACCCCGATCGAGCAGATCCCAGACTGGTTCGAAGAGGGCCTGCGCGATCGCCTCAGTATCGTATTCGTATCGCGGCGGCCCGAACAGGTCGGCCAACGTCTCCTCGGTGATCGTCCGTGGCAGGAGCTGTTCGATCTCCCGATCGATCGGCTCCCGCCACTCGGTCAACGCGTCCCGCATGTGTCGGGAGTGACTGGGTGAGACTAAAAAACTTGAGTTCCGGTCACCCGGCGATGCACAACCCTTTTTTGGCCGCCCATAAACTCACGACCATGAGTACCGAAGCCGAACTCCGCGAGGAGTTCATAACGGCTTTCGAGGACGCGGAGTACCCCGTTACCGGACAGATGGACCTCGTTCCGGCCCTCCCGAAGGGTCCCCGGACGAAATTCGAGGCCGGCGGCGTGAGTTTCTCCGTGATGGAGCTGGCCTCGAAGCTCGGCTCCCACGCTGATTTCCCCTATGAAGACGTCGAGTCCCTGGTCGATGACATCATGGACGCGTTGCGCGAAGAAGACGAGATCTAGTTCTCCGGGTCGTTCGCGAGCGGCGGGATCGTCTCTTCGAGGACGGCGATCTCGACCGGCTCGCCCCAGTCAAGTTTCACCGGCGCTCCGGCCGGTACGCGCTCGACCGGGTCGTCATCGACGACCAGCGAGACCGGGACCGACTCGCGGACGACCTCGAACTCGATCGGTGGGGCCAACACCCACTGCGGGCGTTCGGTCCGGAACGGACCGACTGGCACGACTGCGAGGCCATCGAGTTCCGGATCGAGAATCGGACCGCCCGCAGCCGTTCCATACCCGGGAGTTCCGGCCGGCGCTGCGGCCACGATTCCATCGGCTCGGACCTGATCGACCACGACATCGGTTTCGACTTTGCGGGTCCGGAACTCCGAGATTCGGGCCGGCTCCGCCGTCACTACCATGACATCCATCAGGGCGCGATAGGTGTTCTCGCCCAGTGAGACCGCTATCGTCGGCACTGTCTCGATGGTCGACTCACCAGCCACCAGGGCCGAAATGGCGGCCGTCAGGTCGGGCAGGGAAACAGTCGGCAGCCCCGCATCGACGGCGACTGGCACGATTGGCACCTGGACCCCCGCCGTCACGGCCGAGAGCAGGGCCGATTCGCCGACGGTGACGAGGAAATCGCTCTCCGGTGGATCCTCGGCTGAAACGCGCTGGATGTGCTCGATATCGGCTGTTCCACCGGATTCGATTCCCGCAGGTACGCGCTCCGCCGGCCCGACGATCGTCACGCGCACGGATACCGCCCCCTGGCCATCAACGGGGAGTCGCCCCCGACGGGCAAAAGGCTGCGGGGTGCGGCAGCTATTCCAATCGGGAGGACGGACAGATGTCTTCGAGGAAACAGGTCTCACAATCGGGTGAGCGGGCCGTGCAGACGGCCCGGCCGTGGGCGATCAACCAGTGAGTGAACAGCTTCCAGTCTTCCTCGGGCAGGATCTCCTGCAGGTCGGCTTCGATCTTCTCCGGTCGCTCCTCGTCCGTGAGTCCCAGCCGGCGCGAGAGACGCTGGACGTGGGTATCGACCACGATCCCCGCGACGGTGTCGTGGCCGTGTTGTAACACCACGTTTGCGGTCTTTCGCCCGACGCCAGGCAGATCGGTCAGTTCGTCCATCGAGTCCGGCACCGCACCGTCGTGTTCCGCGAGTAGTTGCTCGCCGATGCCCACGAGGTACTCGGCTTTGTTGTTCGGGTAGGTGCACGAACCGATGATGTCGGCGATGTCATCCGGGTCGGCCGCGGCGTAGTCTGCCGGCGTTCGGTACTGCTCGAACAGCGTCTCGGTGACCTCGTTGACCCGTTCGTCCGGACACTGAGCCGAGAGCACGACCGCGATCAGCAGTTCGAGGCGGTTCTCGAAGTCGAGCGAGATCGTCGCCTCCGGGTACGCCTCGCGCAGTCGGTCGATGACGACAGCCGCCTGTTCGCTTCGAGAGTCCCGCGGGATGCCCATAGGCGAACTTCTCGTGGGTCGCCTTGAGCGATTCGACACGGGCCGTGGATCGCGAGTACTTAGTGCGCGGGTCGGGTAGGGGCCGCTATGGGACTGCGAAGCGTGCTTTCGGGGTCGCCGGTCACGGAACTCACCGAACCGGTCGATCCCAGATTCGAACTCGCGGCACTCTCGGTACAGGACGAGTCACAGCCCCTCGTCTTCGACTCGGTCGCGGGGTATCCGGACCTCTCGGCCGTGACGAACGTCGTCTCCTCCCGGGAGCGGATCGCCGGTGCACTCGATGTCGACCGGGGCGAGATCGTCGACGCGATGACTCGGGCGACGACTGACCCGGTCCCCCTGGATGGAACGACGGCGGCGACCTTTGAATACGTCGCGACGTCGCCGACCGTCGACGACCACGTTCCGATTCCGACCTACTACGACGAACACGAACGCCAGTATATCGCCTCGGGAATCGTGATCGCGAAGGACCCCGATACCGGGGTGCAGAACCTCTCCTTCCACCGGTTGATGTACGACGGCGAAAACGAGTTCGTCATGCGCCTTGTCGAGCGCCACCTCCATGACATCCGCTCGCGGACCGATGGCCCACTCGACGTGGCCATCGTCGTTGGGGTCCATCCGGCCGTGGAACTGGCGGCGGCGACCTCGGGCAGCCCCGAGATGGACGAACTCGAAGTCGCCAACGCCCTGCTCGACGGGGACCTGGCCGTCACGAAGTTGGATGGGTTGACGGTGCCCGCCGAGGCCGAACTGGTGATGACGGCGACGATTCGCGACGAGACCCGTGCGGAGGGGCCCTTCGTGGACCTCTCGCGCACCTGGGATACGGTCCGCCAGCAGCCGGTCGTCGAGGTTCGGGACCTCTACCTGCGCCCGGACCCGATGATCCGGGTCGTCGTCCCAGGGAAGCGAGAACACGCCCACCTCATGGGGCTCCCCCAGGAGCCGCGGATCAAGCGAATCGTAGAGAACACCGTTCCCACCGTGCAGGAGGTCGTCCTGACCCCTGGTGGCTGTTCCTGGCTTCACGGGGTCGTTTCGATCGAGAAGCGGACCGAGGGTGACGCGAAAAACGCCGGCCTGGCGGCACTCGCAGCCCATCCCTCGATGAAACGGGTGGTCGTGGTCGACGAGGACATCGACCCGGCCGACCCCGACGCGGTCGAGTGGGCCGTGGCCACGCGGGTTCAGGCCGATCAGGACATCGAAACCGTCGAGAATGCGAAGGGCTCCTCGCTCGATCCGTCCCAGGACTTCGAGACGGGCACGCTCACCAAGTGGCTCGTGGACGCGACCGTGCCATCGAATCGTGATCGCGCCGAATTCACCGAAGCAACGGTGCCGGGCGCGGCGGAGATCTCACTCGCGGAGTACCAGTAACGATGCCAATGGATCTCACCACCGACGAACAGGCACTGCTCGAATCAGACAATCCGGCCGTCCGAAAGTCGATGGAGTTGCTCGTGCGTCTCGGAGACATCTACGGGGCCGAGGAGTTCGTCGAGATCGGCTCCGCCCAGGCCTCGGGCATCTCCTACAAGTCGATCGGTGACCCGGGGGTGGAGTTCCTCGAAGGGTTCGCCGCGGAGGGTGCGGAAGTGCAGGTTCAGACCTTCGCCAACCCGGCGGGGATGGACATCGACCGCTGGGAGGAGATGGGGGTCGATCCGGAGTTCGCAAAACAACAGCGCCGAATCGTGGGCGCACTTCGCGAAATGGGTGTGACCGTCTCCTTTACCTGTACGCCGTATCTCGCGGGGAACCTTCCCGGGCCGAACGAACACATCGCCTGGGCGGAGTCCTCGGCGGTGTCATTCGCGAACAGCGTGGTCGGGGCGCGCACCAACCGCGAGGGCGGTCCCTCCGCGCTCGCGGCGGCGATCACGGGGCGCACCCCGAAGTACGGGTTGCACCTCGCGGAAAACCGTGTCCCAACCCACCGAATCGACGTCGACGTCGAACTGCAGAACCAGGCCGATTTCGCCGCGCTCGGCTCCTGGGCGGGCCGGATCGTGGAGGACGGCCGTCCCTACTTCGCCGGCGTGGATGGGGCGACAACGGACGAACTGAAGGCCCTCGGCGCGGCGATGGCCGCAACCGGGGCGGTGGCGATGCACTTCGTCGGCGGGGTCACCACCGATGAGGAGCCACCGACTGATCTGGAAACCCTGGAGTTCGGTTCGGCGGAACTCGAGGCCGAGTACGGCGAACTCAACTCGACGGAGGACACCGACCTCATCGTCTTCGGCTGTCCACACGCCTCCGTCGACGAGATCGGGCAGGTGGCCGACCGGCTGGACGGCGAATCCCTCGATCGGGATCTCTGGGTCTGTGCCAGCGGCGCTGTCAAGTCCCAGGCCGACCGGATGGGGTACACGGAGACGATCGAAGACGCCGGCGGGATGGTCCTCAGCGACACCTGCAACGTCGTCGCCCCGATCGAGGAGATGGGCTATGAATCGACGGCCACCGACTCCGCGAAAGCGGCGGCCTACCTCCCGGGATTCGGTGAACAGGACGTGCACTTCGACGACAAACTCTCCCTGCTCGAGGAGGCGATCGAATGAGCGAGACAGTCGAGGGGCGGACGATCGCCGAGGGGGTCGCGGAGGGCGAGGTGCTGGTCTCCCCCGAGCCCATCAGTTTCTACGGTGCGGTCGACACCGACACGGGCGAGTTCATCGAGGCCGATCATCACCTCACCGGTGAGACGATCGCGGGCAAGGTCCTTGTCTTCCCCAAGGGAAAGGGGTCGACAGTCGGTTCGTATGTCATCTACGGGCTGGCCCAGGAGGGGACCGGCCCCGCTGCGATCATCAACCACGAGACCGAAACCATCGTGGCGACCGGGGCCATCCTCGGCGAGGTTCCCTGTGTGGACGGCATCGA
Proteins encoded:
- a CDS encoding SRPBCC family protein, translating into MNEIAVSRDLNQPPPVVFDTVRDFQAYPRYSKYLQSVSATADTRATEYEFQFGWWKLAYETQAQVTACEPPHTIDWTITQDLEAEGRWVVEERSDGSQLHFQVAYDPDSLGSDAVSLPFGVSLDWVRDRATDLIESEAKRVLDRIARAVDDRPKSEAIE
- a CDS encoding polyprenyl synthetase family protein: MRDALTEWREPIDREIEQLLPRTITEETLADLFGPPRYEYDTEAIAQALFEPVWDLLDRGGKRWRPVLFLELVDALGEDPEQYLPYATIPEILHTGTIIVDDVEDDATLRRGEEAIHLRYGTDIALNAGNALYFVPLKVISANPGDLDPSQQLGIYEMLTFELNRTHLGQGTDIVWHNESEIDITEAQYLEMSACKTGCLGRIAGRLAALVTDSSDAVEDAFAAYAESLSIAFQIGDDVLDVKHSLDQAGEFGKAFGNDIREGKRTLLVIHALKKADPADRDRLESILTAEEVTDEEIEFVLSILQETDSVEFALETAERLAADARSQLGEVDIDPEVQAELEDFTRYVIERDR
- the nth gene encoding endonuclease III, translated to MGIPRDSRSEQAAVVIDRLREAYPEATISLDFENRLELLIAVVLSAQCPDERVNEVTETLFEQYRTPADYAAADPDDIADIIGSCTYPNNKAEYLVGIGEQLLAEHDGAVPDSMDELTDLPGVGRKTANVVLQHGHDTVAGIVVDTHVQRLSRRLGLTDEERPEKIEADLQEILPEEDWKLFTHWLIAHGRAVCTARSPDCETCFLEDICPSSRLE
- a CDS encoding UbiD family decarboxylase gives rise to the protein MGLRSVLSGSPVTELTEPVDPRFELAALSVQDESQPLVFDSVAGYPDLSAVTNVVSSRERIAGALDVDRGEIVDAMTRATTDPVPLDGTTAATFEYVATSPTVDDHVPIPTYYDEHERQYIASGIVIAKDPDTGVQNLSFHRLMYDGENEFVMRLVERHLHDIRSRTDGPLDVAIVVGVHPAVELAAATSGSPEMDELEVANALLDGDLAVTKLDGLTVPAEAELVMTATIRDETRAEGPFVDLSRTWDTVRQQPVVEVRDLYLRPDPMIRVVVPGKREHAHLMGLPQEPRIKRIVENTVPTVQEVVLTPGGCSWLHGVVSIEKRTEGDAKNAGLAALAAHPSMKRVVVVDEDIDPADPDAVEWAVATRVQADQDIETVENAKGSSLDPSQDFETGTLTKWLVDATVPSNRDRAEFTEATVPGAAEISLAEYQ
- the coaBC gene encoding bifunctional phosphopantothenoylcysteine decarboxylase/phosphopantothenate--cysteine ligase CoaBC: MLDGTNVALGVTGSVAAVTVVELAHELRRRGATVRALMTESAQGIVHPDAVTYATDEPVVTDLTGAVEHVELCGKDGWADVCLVAPATANTIGKIAGGIDDTPVTTGVTTALGAGIPVVLAPAMHEGMFDHPGVARNIETIAEWGVSVVPPRIEEGKAKIATADTIALETARAATDSPLTGSHVVVTSGATAEPIDPVRVLTNRASGRTGRAVARAIYVRGGSVTLLHNGGSVPYAEVQSVETAAEMTEAALEAAEDADAFVSAAAISDYTVDPAAEKLSSGESRTLELEPTPKLVDTIRDSYPDLPIVGFKVESDRDTLLDGAHELLDRVDMAFVVANHVDAMGGPETAVEFVFEERTAQFEGSKTALGEKVATELATVLE
- a CDS encoding Na(+)/H(+) antiporter subunit D, producing MDPMTSVPPAVVVLAVAIALPFLPRRLGHALGVLATGGASIWAFLAPAGVHLPVRFLGFEAVLLQVDTLSRLMGIIFGLIAAAAVLYSYSSGASNRQTAFALGYVGTSLGAVFAGDWLTMVFFWELMAVTSTLLVWDYGGEAIRAGFRYAFYHGLGGSLLMAAVVWHYTVVDSFLFSASSGLVAGIPTALAAVGIGVNVGFVGLHAWLPDTYPRPQIAASVFLSVYTTKTGVYGLARAFPDGHIAIAYMGAAMAMIGVIYALFQHDMRRLLSYHIQSQVGYMVAGVGIGTAMATAGAFAHVFNHILYKALLFMTAGVVIARTGTERLDDLGGLAKHLPFTALAFTIAALSISGFPGFNGFVSKGLLTVAAHEEHLTVIYYLLMAAGVGTFMSFIKFGYYAFFRDLDREWDVDWSNWGQRVAMLGVSALLVLFGLFPQTLFAVLPGSTAHAHTFAPSHILEGLILAALGLVGFAVVKKPLSRIAHVPDVDAIINPVMFYGTRGLVRGLTELYAAVDRVVAGGAYAIARRLSHPYPVLNWLRVRATSVEREFRPGSLRATIAASIALMVVVLSGVLLGLLF
- a CDS encoding MTH865 family protein; the encoded protein is MSTEAELREEFITAFEDAEYPVTGQMDLVPALPKGPRTKFEAGGVSFSVMELASKLGSHADFPYEDVESLVDDIMDALREEDEI
- a CDS encoding NAD(+)/NADH kinase, with the translated sequence MTIVGPAERVPAGIESGGTADIEHIQRVSAEDPPESDFLVTVGESALLSAVTAGVQVPIVPVAVDAGLPTVSLPDLTAAISALVAGESTIETVPTIAVSLGENTYRALMDVMVVTAEPARISEFRTRKVETDVVVDQVRADGIVAAAPAGTPGYGTAAGGPILDPELDGLAVVPVGPFRTERPQWVLAPPIEFEVVRESVPVSLVVDDDPVERVPAGAPVKLDWGEPVEIAVLEETIPPLANDPEN
- a CDS encoding DUF126 domain-containing protein gives rise to the protein MSETVEGRTIAEGVAEGEVLVSPEPISFYGAVDTDTGEFIEADHHLTGETIAGKVLVFPKGKGSTVGSYVIYGLAQEGTGPAAIINHETETIVATGAILGEVPCVDGIEDAVERFEDGDRVRVDATEGTVTLLADD
- a CDS encoding aconitase X produces the protein MPMDLTTDEQALLESDNPAVRKSMELLVRLGDIYGAEEFVEIGSAQASGISYKSIGDPGVEFLEGFAAEGAEVQVQTFANPAGMDIDRWEEMGVDPEFAKQQRRIVGALREMGVTVSFTCTPYLAGNLPGPNEHIAWAESSAVSFANSVVGARTNREGGPSALAAAITGRTPKYGLHLAENRVPTHRIDVDVELQNQADFAALGSWAGRIVEDGRPYFAGVDGATTDELKALGAAMAATGAVAMHFVGGVTTDEEPPTDLETLEFGSAELEAEYGELNSTEDTDLIVFGCPHASVDEIGQVADRLDGESLDRDLWVCASGAVKSQADRMGYTETIEDAGGMVLSDTCNVVAPIEEMGYESTATDSAKAAAYLPGFGEQDVHFDDKLSLLEEAIE